The Morganella morganii sequence GCTTTCGCGATCATGGTTTCGCCCTGATGGCGCACATGCAGCTCGCCTTCCAGAACCAGATCCACTTCGTCGTAATTCAGTGTCCACGGGAAGAATGCGTTTTCCCACTGCATAAACCCGGCAGCCATGCTGCTGTTGTCCTGCGCGGTGATCAGATCCGCAATCCCGACACGGTGCGGACCCGCACCATCGAAATTACCGAACTTAACCGAGCTGCTGTCGACCACTTTAATGCCGCCTTTGCCGGTGACACTGCGGTAGCTCTGGGTATTCGGGGTATCAGTGTTCTCTTCCGCCGGTTTGAATGCCGCCACTTTCGCTTTAATCTGCGCGATACGCTCCTGCACCACTTTATCGACCAATTGTGCAATCAGGGTTTCGGTGACATTGCCGTCAGGCAGCTGCGCGATAATGCACTCGCGGATTTTCTGACGCTCTGCGGATGAAATATTGGGTTCTGTTCCGGCGGTTGCGGCCAGCGGTGCGGCGGCCGGTGCGCTGTTCTGTGCGGCATCCACCTCACAAATCACAAAGCCCAATTGTTCAGCCACAACATGGGCTTCCGGCGTGACAATGCTCTCTTTCAGCACCACATCCAGACGGGTTTTGCCCGCTGCGTGTGCTTCCCGGATGTCATTGGCCGTTATTAGTTTCTTCATCGGATATTCCTCTTATTGGCTGTCGGCTGTGGCCAAAAACTGTTTCACTTTCAGGACGTCATCAGGATCAAGGCTGTTGATGGCAAGTAACGGTTCCTCAAACCCCCGCGTGGAGAGCAGCTCGCGCACGGCGGGCACATCCGCATCCGGTGCATCGGCTTTGCTGATAACCGCAAAGCGGCGCATACGGGGATAGATATCGAGTAATCCGGCAGGGATCCGGCACTCCGGGTTATTTGCCGCGTGGACATAAACCAGCACATCACAATCTGCCAGCGTATTAATCAGCGCGTGGTAGAGACGGGGATGGCTGAAATATTCACCCGGAGTATCAACACTGCCTTCATCATTGAACTCAATCGCCTGTGTTTTACGCGCAAGATCAAAATCTCCCTGCAACGCATTGAATAATGTCGTTTTTCCTGCACCCACATCACCCACAAACACAATTCGTTTCATTCAGACGGCATCCTTAACTGCACCCGCTCAGCTGCGGGTGATATCACAAACGGCATAATTGAGGAGCTGGCTTAACCCGCGTACAGTCTGGATCAATGCTTCTTCCACTGCGCCGACAGAGCCGTAAATCACGAGAGCACCGGTGAAACGGTCAAGAAAGCCGATATCCACACCAGCGGCCTTTGTGGCAAGATCACCCGCAATCATTGCGGTTTCGCCGGGTGTCAGCGTCATAATGCCGATGGCTTCAGCACCGGGAACCCCAATTTTTTTCGCCAGATCACTGCCCGGATGCGCAATCAGATGCGCCAGCGTGACCTGTTTGCCGGGAACAAATTCCTGGATGATACGTTCCTTTTCCATCGTGCTTACCTCGTCACTCTCCTCATAAGAATTGATTCAATCCTAGTCACACTCTTAAAAAGGGGATAACAAAAATCGGCAATCACGATTAAATGTTGAAACAGATCACTAATTGGCAGAATTGTTAATTTGGTAACAAACAGCGATCACCCGGGGAAAAGGCACGGAAATTGAATCTGTTATTTGTCACAGGATTGTTTCAGATGCGGTAATAAGCAAAATACGTAGTACTGAAATGCGTAAAATACAGCAATTGCCTTACCCGCGATATTCCGGTAAGGCAATAAGAGAGAAAGCGGGTTCGCGGTGTGATTATTTCTGTGTGTCACGAATAAAGTTTTTATCCGGCGACTGCTTGAGCAGACTGATAAACAGGTCCTCTTCTTCCGGGATGATATCCTCGATAAGACATCCTATCCCTATTGTGTAACTGTTTGTATTTGATAATATATTATTCATCGATCCTCGGTCATGGGTATAGATAACCCGGTCCGGGTCCTCAATCACAATCGCCTCTTCCATAAAAAACATTTCACTGAGAAAATCACTGTTATTCTGTACGTACATCACGGCCGGGTAATTTGCCAGCTCGCGGATATTAATCTTTTTTATACTGTACCAGCGGGTGTGTCCGGCAAATAAAATCAAATAGCCTTTTTTATCAGGATATAGATTTTTCTTATGATACGAACGGGGAAATAAAATAGTTATAAGAACCAGTGAGATAAATATTCATTTTCTGTTATTTTCCCGTCTGATAAAAAATAAAGCAGACAGCCTGCTATTTTTATCAATCCGGAATGAGAAACCGGTCACAACGGGGATTTTCGCCGGATCACCGGCAGAGTGTGAAGTATCCCGCAAATTGACATTTATTTATCACTTCCTCACTTGTACGTACAATAGCACTCACGTAACGCATAAACCAATCTGGTTTAAACCAAAAAAAAGGTCATCCGATGAAAACAACACAAACTGCAGCTGATCTTGCCAGAGAGAAACTCGATGCCATGCTGACCGCCGGCGTTATCGCGCCCGGAGACAAGCTGCCCGCAGAACGTCCGCTGACAGAACAACTCGGTGTCAACCGGATGTCACTGCGCCAGGCACTGCTCAGCCTGGAAAATGACGGAAAGATCTTCCGCAAAAACCGCAGCGGGTGGTTCGCAGCCCTGCCGGTCTTCAATTACAACCCGAAATCCCCGGCAAGTTTTAATCAGGCGGCAAAAGCACAGGGACGGGTACCGTCATGGGAATACACAGACAAACTGACGGTCACTGATGCCCCTGCGGAGATTACCGGTAAATTCGGTCTTGCGGCCGGTGATGCGGTGTATCTCATTACCGGATGGGGGGCACTGGACGGGCATAAAGTGTTCTGGCACCAGACCTATATTAACCCGGCTGCCGGTCCGGACTTTACCGCAAAACTGGATAACCACTCTTTCGCGGCAATCTGGGAAGAAAAATACAATATCACCACCACGACTGCCGGACTGGCATTCAAACCGGCCCGGATGCCGGAAACCGCCAGTAAGGCTATCGGCTGTACAGCGAATTCCCCCGGCATCCGGGTGGAAAAATACCGCTGTGATGCGGAACATAATATCGTTCAAATCGACATTGAGTACTGGCGGTTTGAATCTGTTTATTTTTTTGTTGAGCTTTAGACACAGGAATCTGAATCATGAATACTGATGATGCCCGCCGGATTATTGAACGTGCAGATAAATTACCGTTATATCTGCATGCCTACGCCTATCATCTGAATATGCGTTTTGAAAAAATATTGCCGGGTGACTTACTGGATATCGCAAACGAACATCATTTGCCGGGCGTCAAAATACATGTGCTGGATGGTGAAACACAATCTCTTTCAACCATGACAGACGAACAGCTTGAGGCTTTTGCAGAGAAGGCAAAACGCTATCATCTGGATATTAATATTGAAACCAGCGCCTCCGATAATAAAACCCTGGATGATGCGGTCAGAATCGCACTGAAAACCGGGGCAAGCTCTGTCCGTTTTTATCCGCGCTATGAAGGTGCGCTGTCTGACGTGCTCCGCCGTATTTCCGCAGATATCGGTTATTTAAAAACACACTATCAGCACTCCGGTCTGACATTTGTTCTGGAACAGCATGAAGATTTAAAAAGCCACGAGCTGGTTAAGCTGATAAAAGAAGCTGATTTCCCGGAACTGACGCTGTTATTTGACTTCGGCAATATGATCAATGCCTGTGAATTACCAATGGAAGCCCTGGCAGTCATGCAGGATCATATTACTCAGGTGCATATCAAGGATGCGGTGATTCTGGAAGAAGGTGATGGTTTCGGCCATACCGCCTGCCGTTCCGGGGAAGGTAATCTGCCGTTTAAAGAGATGCTGCGGGCATTAATATGTCTGGGTGAAGAGAAACCACAGGTTATTTCCTACGGGCTGGAAGAAGAAGTGGATTATTACGCACCGGCCTTCCGTTTTAAAAATGAAGGGAATGATCCGTGGATCCCGTGGCGTCAGCTGAGTGAAACACCGTTACCTGAAAATGAAATTGAAGAACGTCTCGCCCGTGAAAAAGAAGATGCCGTCAATCAGCTGATTTATGTCCGTAACGTCATTGATGAAATAAAGACAGAGGCACTCGCCGTTATTCATAAATAAAAAAATATCAGCACTACACACCATTAATTTAAAAACAACACTCAATACTGGCTGAAAATTATTTTTCAGTCGGGAGGCACACTATGCTTGATAAAAAAAGATGGGCTATATTCAGCCTGTTAGTTCTGTGTGGCGGTACTATCTATAAATTACCGTCACTGAAAGACGCCTTTTATGTTCCGATGCAGGAATATTTCCATCTGACAAATGGTCAGATTGGTAATGCCATGTCAGTAAACTCAATTGTGACGACCATTGGTTTCTTTTTATCTATTTATTTTTCTGACAAATTACCGCGCCGTCTGACAATTTCATTCTCATTAATTGCAACCGGCCTGCTGGGTGTGTATTTATCCACAATGCCGGGCTACTGGGGCATTTTATTTGTCTGGGCATTATTTGGTGTCACCTGCGATATGCTTAACTGGCCGGTATTATTAAAATCTGTCAGCCTGCTGGGCAACAGCTCACAGCATGGCCGGATATTCGGCTTCTTTGAAACCGGCCGCGGTGTGGTCGATACCGTGGTGGCCTTCTCCGCTCTTGCGGTCTTTGCCTGGTTCGGCAGTGGTTATCTCGGTTTTAAAATGGGGATCTTATTTTATTCCGGCGTGGCTATTCTGGTCGGTGGTATTATCTTCCTGTTCCTGAAAGATGATAAACACGCCGTCACCGAACCGGTGAATGAATCCGGTGAAAATAAAGAGAAAAAACCCGGCGTCAGCGCGGTATTAAAAGACGGCACTGCCTGTCGCACTGGCCGGTATTTACGGTATTCTGAATCAGTATTGCCTGAAAATGGTCGGCGGCCCTATCGGCGGATTAATCGCGGATAAGATTTTAAAATCACCGACCAAATACCTGTTTTATACCTTTATTATCAGTGTGATTGTCCTGGTCACCTTTATTTTCCTGCCGCACGAAAGTATGCCGGTGTATTTGGGTATGGTCTGCACACTGGGCTTCGGTACTATTGTTTTCACTCAGCGCGCGATTTTCTTTGCGCCGATTGGTGAAGCCAATATCAAAGAGTCCAGTACCGGGGCTGCAATGGCACTGGGCAGCTTTATCGGTTATGCCCCGGCCATGTTCTGCTTCAGCCTCTACGGCCATATTCTCGACAGCTATCCGGGCATGACCGGTTACAAAATCGTGTTCGGCCTGATGGCATTGTTTGCCTGCTGCGGCGCTTTCGCTTCCGGTATTCTGATTATCAGTATTAAAAACCGCAAAGCTCGCGCTGATATGATGGCATCTTCCCGCTAATCATACCGTACGGATAACATCCCCCTGATATACGGTGGTGTTATCCGTTTCTGTTTTCCGGATGACTATTTCAGATATTTACCTTTAGTTAAATATATTTCTTTTAATCCGGAAATTGTGTCATATGTCGTGAAATATATATTTGCCATTAAATGAGTAAAAATAACCGGTTGAAAAACCAATACATCACTACCCCTTAAGGAGTATTGACAAAAATTATTTAAAGCAATGAATTACATAAGCTGAATTGATTAAGCTGCATTTGATATACATCAATGAGAAAAACCGGGATCGCCGTATTTTTAGCCTTAATCCACACAAAATCTGAGGCTGAAATGAGCAACGTCAAGTTAGCAATCATCGGTAACGGTATGGTCGGCCACCGCTTTGCCGAAGAGCTTACCGATAAAGCGGACGCCGGACAGTTCGATATCACCGTATTCTGCGAAGAGCCGCGTGTCGCTTATGACCGCGTGCATCTCTCCTCCTATTTTTCTCATCATACGGCGGAAGAATTATCCCTGGTTAAACCCGGTTTCTATGAAAAACACAATATTTCGGTATTAATCAATGAGCGGGTGATTACCGTTAACCGTCAGGAAAAGGTGCTGCATACCAATACCGGCCGCACTGTGCATTATGACAAACTGGTGATTGCGACCGGCTCTTATCCGTGGATCCCGCCGATCAAAGGCAGTGATACCCGCGACTGTTTTGTTTACCGGACGATTGAAGATCTCAATGCCATTGAAGCCTGCGCCCGCCGCAGCCGCAAAGGTGTGGTGATCGGCGGTGGTCTGCTGGGGCTGGAAGCCGCCGGGGCCCTGAAAAACCTGGGTATTGAAACCCATGTTATTGAATTTTCGCCAGTCCTGATGGCGGAACAGCTCGATGCGCTCGGCGGTGAACAGCTGAAGCAGAAAATTGAACGGATGGGTGTAACGGTACATACCGGCAAAAACACCACGGAAATTACCGCATCCGGCAGCGGAGAGAGCCGCAAAGTGCTGCATTTTGCCGATGGTTCATCGCTGGAGACCGATTTTGTCGTCTTTTCCACCGGGATCCGCCCGCGTGACCGGCTTGCCCGTCAGTGCGGACTGGCCGTGGCGGAGCGCGGCGGTCTGGTGATTAATGACCAGTGTCAGACATCTGACCCGGATGTGTATGCTATCGGGGAATGCGCGTCATGGCACGGCAGAACTTACGGACTGGTGGCACCGGGCTACAAAATGGCACAGGTGGCGGCTGATCATCTGCTGGGGAAGGAGAATCAGTTTACCGGTGCGGATATGAGCGCAAAACTGAAACTGCTGGGTGTGGATGTCGGTGGTATCGGCAATACACATGCGACAGACGACGGCTGCCACAGTTATATTTATCTCGATGAAGCCAATGAGGTTTATAAGCGGCTGATTGTCAGCGACGATAATAAATATCTGCTGGGTGCGGTGCTGGTCGGGGATACCGAAGATTACGGTAATCTGCTGCAACTGGCACTGAACCGTATCGAACTGCCGGAAAATCCGGATGTTCTGATCCTCCCGGCACACGCCGGCAGCAAACCGGCGATCGGCGTGGAATCCCTGCCGGACAGTGCACAAATCTGTTCCTGTTTTGATGTCACCAAAGGAGACATTATTCAGGCCATTCATAACGGTTGCCAGACGGTTGCGGATATCAAAGCGGAAACCAAAGCCGGTACCGGCTGCGGCGGGTGTGTTCCGCTGATCACTCAGGTGCTGAATGCAGAACTGACTAATCTGGGTATTGAGGTGAATCATCACCTCTGCGAGCATTTTGCCTACTCCCGCCAGGAGCTGTATCACCTGATCCGCGTGGAAAAAATCACTACCTTTGATGAGCTGCTGGGCCGCTACGGCGAAGGTTACGGCTGTGAAGTATGTAAACCGACCATCGGCTCCCTGCTCGCGTCCTGCCGGAATGACTATATTCTGCGCGACGACCTGGTACCGTTACAGGATACCAACGATAATTTCCTCGCTAATATGCAGAAGGACGGCACCTACTCGGTGATCCCGCGTTCACCGGGCGGCGAAATTACCCCGGAAGGTCTGCTGGCTATCGGTACAGTTGCACAGGAATACAATCTGTATACCAAAATTACCGGCTCACAGCGCATTGCCATGTTCGGGGCGCAAAAGCAGGATTTACCGGCTATCTGGGAAAAACTGATCGCCGCCGGATTTGAAACCGGGCACGCCTATGCCAAAGCACTGCGGATGGCGAAAACCTGTGTCGGCACGGCATGGTGCCGGTTCGGGGTCGGTGACAGCACCGCGCTGGGCGTTGAGCTGGAACACCGTTATAAAGGTATCCGCACCCCGCATAAAATGAAATTCGGCATCTCGGGCTGCACCCGCGAGTGCTCGGAGGCGCAGGGGAAAGATATCGGGATTATCGCCACCGACAAGGGCTGGAACCTGTATGTCTGCGGAAACGGCGGCATGAAACCGCGCCACGGCGATCTGCTGATGGCTGACCTTGATAAAGAGACCCTGATACGCTACATCGACCGCTTTATGATGTTTTACATCCGCACCGCCGACAAACTCAGCCGGACATCCACCTGGCTGGAAAGCCTGGAGGGCGGGATTGATTACCTGCGGGATGTGATTGTCAGCGATAAACTGGGGCTCAATGCACAGCTGGAGCAGGAACTGGCGCAGCTGCGCGAAAAAGTGACCTGCGAGTGGCAGGAAACGGTGAACAACCCGCATGCCCGCAAACGCTTCAGTCACTTTGTTAACAGCCCGCTGCCGGATCCGAATGTGCAAATGGTAAGTGAGCGCTCACAACATCGTCCGGCCCGCCCGGAAGAGCGGATTGCTGTCACTCTGATCGGGGAGGAATAATCATGAGTCAATGGATTACGGTTTGTCAGGTCAGTGATATCACCCCGGGAACCGGTGTGTGTGCGCTGGTAAAGGGTGAACAGGTGGCGCTGTTCCGTCCTTATCCGGACGAGCGCATTTTTGCCCTGAGTAATATCGATCCTTTTGCGCAGGCCAGTGTGCTGTCGCGCGGATTAATTGCAGAGCATGACGGCTCGCTGTGGATTGTCAGTCCGCTGAAAAAACAGCGTTTCCGGCTGACGGACGGGTTGTGTGCGGAAGACGCCGCATATTCCGTCGCCGCCTTTGCCGTTAAGGTGACGGATGGCACTGTGAGTGTTTCCGCCGTGCCGCAGTAACCCCATACAAAAAAAAGCGCAAAATGACTGAGGGCATTTTGCGCTTAATACTTAGTATATAACACATAAAACTGATTTTTTATTGTTGCGCGGTATCTGTATCCCTTGTACCGCGCCTGTCTTGTTTATTCTGAACGACCGGTCAGGCTGACGTTGTGGCCTGTGCTACCGGAGGTTCAATAACTGCCTTTGGTTTTCCGCGGCAGCCTTCACCGTAGTGCTCACCTTCCCAGCGGCCGACGATAGCGGCACCGATGGCGTTACTCATTACGTTAGTGGCAGAGCGGCCCATGTCGAGGAACGGATCCACACCCATCAGCAGAATCAGACCCGCTTCCGGAATGTTGAACTGGTTCAGTGTCGCCGCGATAACCACCAGAGACGCACGCGGTACACCGGCCATCCCTTTCGATGTCAGCATCAGAATCAGCAGCATGGTAACCTGCTCACCCATAGACAGGGTGATGTTACATGCCTGAGCGATAAAGATAACCGCGAATGAACAGTAAGCCATTGAACCGACGAGGTTAAAGGAGTAACCGATTGGCAGTACGAAGCTGGCGATCTTGTTGGAAACACCGAACTCTTCCAGTTTTTCCAGAGTACCCGGGAATGCAGCTTCAGAACTTGATGTGGTGAATGCCAGCAGTGCAGGTTCAGTGATACCTTTGGTCAGACGGAAGATACAGCGGCCGACAACCACCGCAGCCAGACCAATCAGAATCACCCACAGCATCGCCAGTGTGAAATAGAACTCACCCATAAAGATACCGGCGCTGACCAGAACACCCAGACCACGCTCTGCAATCATACCTGAGATAGCGGCAAACACTGTCAGTGGTGCGAACAGCATGACGTAACCGGTTAATTTCAGCATCAGGCTGACGAGGGATTCCAGCACATTCACAATCGGCAGGCCTTTCTCACCGATAGCGGAGAGGCTGATACCCATAAAGATTGAGAATACAACGATCTGCAGAATTTCGTTACGCGCCATTGCATCAACGATACTGGTCGGAATCGCATGAGCAATAAAGGTTTTGAAGGAGAAAGGAACAGGTTCCACAATACCCTGAACCGCACCGGCAGTATCCGCAACGAAGTTAATACCTGCGCCCGGCTGGAACAGGTTAACAATAACCAGACCTAACAGGATTGAGATAAAGGATGCGCAGATAAATAAGAACAGTGTTTTGGAGAAAACACGACCTAACGTTTTCGCATCACCCATTTTCGCGATACCAACAACCAGTGTTGATATAATCAATGGGGCGATAATCATTTTAATCAGACGTAAGAAGATATCGGTAATAATGGAGATATCTTTTGCATAGACCTTATTAAATTCAGCAGATGCCATTTCATTAAAGCTGAAGCCGACAATCACACCGACAATAAGACCAATGACTATCCAAGTGGTTAAACTCTTCGATTTCATAATAATTCCATTCTGTGTTGGGTCGCATTTATTCTCAACTTACTTAATATCCTCTGAAATTTTATTTCAGTTATTTTTACCCAGCCTTCCGTGGCTTTAAATATTAAATAATTTTATACATCACACTGAGAAAAATGACGATTTCTGTTTCTGAAATCGATGTGGAGCGCGGGGGAACCCCGTACGCCACACCGAGTTGTCGTACTAATGAGATATTGAATGACTGATATTGTTAAATATCAAATTCCATTTTTAATAAAGGCGCATGTTGCTGGGCACCATAAACATCGGTATCTCCGACAGCACCAGAAACAATATGTCTCGGCATTACAATTTTCACAGCATTCGCCGGGTCAAACCAGACAATATTATCGATAAAGTCAGGTTTCACACAATACAGACCAGCGACTAAGTCTTTATTAAATTGTTTTGAATTTTTTACCGCGGTATAAGTTTCTTTATCCTTGAATAAAATATCCATCACAATTTCATACGGACCGGAGTTTTTAGAACGCACAACTTTGGCTAATTCTAAAATTGACTTTTTCATTTCGCCACTCCTTCAGGTGTTACATTCTCCATACGGAATGTGAATTTAATATCCGGGGTGTATTCCATCAGATGATAGATGGAGAACTCATACACTTTACCGGCACGGATATCCGACGGAGAGAACGGGAAGGCTAAGTTGCCCGCGGTGGCGATACGGCCATCATACCCGTAGTGCAGCATAGTGGAACGTGCCAGGGAACAGATACTGTCTGCCTGCTCCTGGGTAGGAGCAACAACATCCAGTAAAATACCCAGCTCATAACTCTTGGTCACAGTTTCAGGTTCTGCGTCACCCATCACACCGTTTTTACCGTACAGATGGAAATTCATTTTCACGGTATCAGGGTCGATGCTGAGGTTTTTCTCAACACTTTTACGCACTTCCACCAGAATCTTATCCATACCGGCGATCATGATAGGGTCATGCGTACCGGCGATAGTGATGGTGCGGTAACCGACCGGACGTGCAGCTTCCAGTTTAACGGTATACGGTGTTGATACATGGCGTGAACCGGTTACACGAACCTGCCCGTTACCCAGATCTTCAAACTTACACTCTTTCAGATCCAGCACACCGCCCGGTCCCGGTAATACGTACGGGTTGGATTTCTCATACAGGGTGTGAGCCGCTGCTGAGGTGTCCGTAAACTTACGGATCGGGTTGAATGCTTTCAGGGTGAAACCGGTTTCGTCGATAATACCCATTGCACAGTCAGAGCCGGAACCCGGGGTGGCTGCGATTGCCGCACACTCCAGAATCTTACCGCAGTGCAGTGCCAGACCTTCGTCAAACCCTTTCATAATCGGCAGAGCCGCGAAGCAGCAAGGGTCATAAGAACGGCCGGCCAGAACAACCTGAGCACCGGCTGCCAGTGCTTCCTGGAACGGCTCGACACCCATCTGAGCAACGATATAGGTACTTTCGTCGATCACTTCATGCGTCAGTTCAGGCACGAACGCCAGCGGCGTGATTTTGCCTGCATCCAGCGCTTCGTGAACGGTTTTCTTCTCAACATCCGCAGGGATCAGGGCCATCTTGAATGACAGACCTTCTTCCTTTGCCAGTTCCAGAATGATTTCACGGCACCATTCCAGATGAGGCTGTGCACCTGAACCACCGGCAGTACCGATGACAACCGGAATATTGTTTTTCACACCGGCTTTCAGCATATAACGCAGGTCGCGTTTTACCCCGGCACGGTCGGTAAAAGCTTTACCGGAACCGAGGTAGTGAGGACCCGGGTCAGAAGACCCGGCGTCGACGGCGATAAGATCCGGCGATTCTTCCATCGCCTTCATAAAACTCTCTTCCGGAAATCCGTACCCCAGGATGGCAGTAGGGGACAGGATTTTAAATGTCCTGGACATAATGCTTCCTTATGCTTTTGCTTTCAGTACAGCCAGTGTGCGGTTCATTTCGTTATGAACAATGTTCATACCTTCATCGAAGCCCATACCCGGCTTGATCAGCATACGCATCGGACGTGTCGCAATCGCGATATGCACACAGGTACGCGCACTGACGTCGGTTTCGTTACAGGTACCGCCCTGGTATGCTTCCATACCGTGTTTCTGGCAGTACAGCACCGCGTCAGCGATGTTGTGAACAGAACCCAGGTCAGGGGTTTTGATCTGAACCATGTCACAGCAGCCGGCATCCGTGAAGTCGATGATGTCCTGACAGGTGTTACACCATTCGTCAGCAACGATTTTGACTTTGGAACCCAGTTTTTTCAGGTGATCCATAATGCCTTTCATCAGGCGGATCTGGTCTGGTTTGTTACCTGCGTCAACCGGACCTTCGATGTACAGTTCCAGATCACCGGCCTGCTCCTGCAGACTTGCGATGTACTCTGCGCAACGAATCGGATCTTTGTCGAAAATTAAACCGATGGTGCCGTAAACGTCGATGTGCAGAGACGGTTTGTAAGTGTCTTCTGTACGTAATTCAACGATACGTTTGGCCAGCCACTCAACATAAGCGCGCAGTTTTTCACCCTGACGGCCCAGTTTTTCATCCACGTTGTTGATGAGGCCGTGCGGCAGAACGTCAACGTGTTTGAGGATCATTTTGTCCACAGCGTTGTAGCGGTCATCACCACTCTGACCGAACAGAGGGATTGGCTCAGCCACAACCGGCAGATGCCACTCGTCGCACACAACTTCAGCTTTCAGACGGTTGCTTGCCAGTGCTGTAGCGTCCAGCAGAGCCTGGGACAGACCATAACGGATAGCGGTATGCAGTTGTTTGCCTTCCACTTTCAGTTCATCGAAGAACTTAGCGTTGTTGCGGAACTCACTGACATCACGGCCTTCCAGCAGCGGTTTGATGTGTTTTTCCAGGAACGGAATGAAGTTTTCCGCCAGGAATAACGGGTCACGACCACCCGCACCGGAGTATTGAACCGCGGCACAGTCACCCATTGCCACAGAACCGTTTTCCAGGATTAACTGGACTGACACACACTCACCTGCCTGACGCACTGCGGTAAAGCCCGGAGTGACCGGCTTACCGGTGTAGACGAAACCGTCGTGACCTGCGCCGTCTTTGATAGCCTGCTGGTCGTCAAAATAGAAGGATGAGTTACCCGCC is a genomic window containing:
- a CDS encoding dicarboxylate/amino acid:cation symporter, which encodes MKSKSLTTWIVIGLIVGVIVGFSFNEMASAEFNKVYAKDISIITDIFLRLIKMIIAPLIISTLVVGIAKMGDAKTLGRVFSKTLFLFICASFISILLGLVIVNLFQPGAGINFVADTAGAVQGIVEPVPFSFKTFIAHAIPTSIVDAMARNEILQIVVFSIFMGISLSAIGEKGLPIVNVLESLVSLMLKLTGYVMLFAPLTVFAAISGMIAERGLGVLVSAGIFMGEFYFTLAMLWVILIGLAAVVVGRCIFRLTKGITEPALLAFTTSSSEAAFPGTLEKLEEFGVSNKIASFVLPIGYSFNLVGSMAYCSFAVIFIAQACNITLSMGEQVTMLLILMLTSKGMAGVPRASLVVIAATLNQFNIPEAGLILLMGVDPFLDMGRSATNVMSNAIGAAIVGRWEGEHYGEGCRGKPKAVIEPPVAQATTSA
- a CDS encoding DUF4387 domain-containing protein, which produces MKKSILELAKVVRSKNSGPYEIVMDILFKDKETYTAVKNSKQFNKDLVAGLYCVKPDFIDNIVWFDPANAVKIVMPRHIVSGAVGDTDVYGAQQHAPLLKMEFDI
- a CDS encoding methylaspartate ammonia-lyase, with translation MKIKQALFTAGNSSFYFDDQQAIKDGAGHDGFVYTGKPVTPGFTAVRQAGECVSVQLILENGSVAMGDCAAVQYSGAGGRDPLFLAENFIPFLEKHIKPLLEGRDVSEFRNNAKFFDELKVEGKQLHTAIRYGLSQALLDATALASNRLKAEVVCDEWHLPVVAEPIPLFGQSGDDRYNAVDKMILKHVDVLPHGLINNVDEKLGRQGEKLRAYVEWLAKRIVELRTEDTYKPSLHIDVYGTIGLIFDKDPIRCAEYIASLQEQAGDLELYIEGPVDAGNKPDQIRLMKGIMDHLKKLGSKVKIVADEWCNTCQDIIDFTDAGCCDMVQIKTPDLGSVHNIADAVLYCQKHGMEAYQGGTCNETDVSARTCVHIAIATRPMRMLIKPGMGFDEGMNIVHNEMNRTLAVLKAKA
- a CDS encoding acyclic terpene utilization AtuA family protein; this encodes MSRTFKILSPTAILGYGFPEESFMKAMEESPDLIAVDAGSSDPGPHYLGSGKAFTDRAGVKRDLRYMLKAGVKNNIPVVIGTAGGSGAQPHLEWCREIILELAKEEGLSFKMALIPADVEKKTVHEALDAGKITPLAFVPELTHEVIDESTYIVAQMGVEPFQEALAAGAQVVLAGRSYDPCCFAALPIMKGFDEGLALHCGKILECAAIAATPGSGSDCAMGIIDETGFTLKAFNPIRKFTDTSAAAHTLYEKSNPYVLPGPGGVLDLKECKFEDLGNGQVRVTGSRHVSTPYTVKLEAARPVGYRTITIAGTHDPIMIAGMDKILVEVRKSVEKNLSIDPDTVKMNFHLYGKNGVMGDAEPETVTKSYELGILLDVVAPTQEQADSICSLARSTMLHYGYDGRIATAGNLAFPFSPSDIRAGKVYEFSIYHLMEYTPDIKFTFRMENVTPEGVAK